A single genomic interval of Gammaproteobacteria bacterium harbors:
- a CDS encoding MotA/TolQ/ExbB proton channel family protein has product MAWKAVPNAQRYVEYAPGLMTSLGIFGTFVGVVIGLLHFDIRPDAIDGSIATLIEGLKTAFLTSVVGLAGAMIFNFADAVWFDRRRQANVETHTVTPSDIHNALTAQTDVLRSMQRAWQAARKIRWSAR; this is encoded by the coding sequence ATGGCGTGGAAAGCTGTGCCCAACGCGCAGCGCTATGTTGAATACGCGCCAGGGTTGATGACTTCGCTTGGAATTTTCGGAACTTTTGTGGGAGTTGTAATCGGTCTGCTGCATTTCGATATCCGGCCCGATGCAATAGACGGAAGTATTGCCACCCTGATCGAGGGACTGAAAACAGCCTTCCTCACCAGTGTCGTCGGTCTTGCCGGCGCAATGATATTCAATTTTGCCGATGCAGTATGGTTCGATCGCAGGCGACAAGCAAATGTGGAAACGCATACCGTTACGCCGTCCGATATACACAACGCGCTGACAGCACAGACCGATGTGCTGCGCTCGATGCAAAGAGCCTGGCAGGCAGCGAGGAAGATTCGCTGGTCGGCCAGATGA
- a CDS encoding OmpA family protein, whose amino-acid sequence MEHIIGKSTELRESRHEHWVSMSDLMAGLMMVFLLIAIAYMRFIHVQKQEIEKIAYAYRNTNVAIYNALRTEFSADLERWKAQIDENELSFEFTSDEASFASASVKLRPEFELVIAEFFPAYVRVLGNFKADIQEVRIEGHTSSEWTGSNDPDQSYFLNMALSQGRTREVLQFAYTLEAIAPEREWIKEKFAAVGFSSSHPVLVDGIESREKSRRVRFTVITNAETKIGEILNRSRRDASAR is encoded by the coding sequence ATGGAACATATTATCGGGAAGTCGACGGAACTGCGCGAAAGCAGGCATGAGCACTGGGTATCCATGTCGGATCTGATGGCCGGTCTGATGATGGTGTTTCTTTTGATTGCAATTGCATATATGCGATTCATCCATGTACAGAAGCAGGAGATCGAAAAGATTGCCTACGCCTATCGAAATACAAATGTTGCTATATACAACGCGCTCAGAACAGAGTTTTCTGCTGATCTCGAGCGCTGGAAAGCCCAGATAGACGAAAATGAACTTTCCTTCGAGTTCACCAGTGATGAGGCTTCGTTTGCTTCAGCCTCGGTCAAGTTGCGACCGGAATTTGAACTGGTCATTGCGGAGTTCTTTCCTGCTTACGTCAGGGTGCTTGGCAATTTCAAGGCCGATATACAGGAAGTCAGAATCGAGGGCCACACCAGCAGCGAGTGGACCGGAAGTAATGATCCGGATCAATCCTACTTTCTGAATATGGCGCTGTCGCAAGGCCGGACACGCGAAGTATTGCAGTTTGCATACACGCTCGAAGCGATCGCCCCCGAGCGAGAGTGGATCAAGGAAAAATTCGCGGCCGTTGGCTTCTCCTCCTCTCATCCGGTGTTGGTGGATGGTATTGAGAGTCGCGAGAAATCGCGGCGCGTGCGCTTTACTGTAATCACCAATGCTGAAACAAAGATCGGTGAGATACTGAACAGGAGTCGTCGCGATGCCTCTGCGCGTTGA
- a CDS encoding M28 family peptidase: protein MDQLFSCLPGAALTAVLLFFVPAASAVISPDEQRVLDAIDARRALADIEWISHSADGIAQGVGAGSVVAGSPEEAALAADIAQTFRGLGLEVRIEEFPVRAYRYAEPKLLANGKPVPAIALHATGAVSGRRDGVDFARGNEAEGRRLRLGLVDAGDGYAPDYDRIGDVRGKAVLVRRDLRDWPPAQITEAAHRGARAIVFFDHPASGDRIDALRQDSLWGHEQLPTVAISIRSARALQAELVAGAVEIALESRVEIGDGRSRNVIGVLRGTESPDQWVVVSGHYDRWFQGALDNASGTAAVLEMARAFTGSGIRPARSLLFMAVGSEEAGLEDPERDWLAGSHAFLLANPEVTRKAALVFNLDGVGWTPAAAKLSTTPDILAGQRAVLADLGLAEAVEARALTGSSIDAWNFGVLGGAATNALITWDPSYSPLYHTQEDVFLAGRFANMPRDLSIVGLSLARAATEARPEVRLTALADFVVEQLAVEAKPLAGVSLADIDEALTAFRAAAAAVATAGAGERGDAAARTLMLVRRALVPWLYAANGEFEQSVRIAEYAHRVAALDTAMEALRKEDRQGALEAIGTFYEGRQCQRLSPEVYAIERSFWAGEGGWSSRFGHRAPPPLPAFDAACRALAGGAGPPTPAIAGFEAARAEALLAAEQSLALMAAKLHVAAAELQAFIATGVSR from the coding sequence ATGGACCAACTGTTCTCATGCTTGCCCGGCGCCGCGCTCACCGCCGTTCTGCTTTTCTTTGTGCCCGCGGCGAGCGCTGTGATATCGCCCGATGAGCAGCGTGTGCTCGATGCAATCGACGCGCGGCGTGCGCTGGCGGATATCGAGTGGATCAGCCACAGCGCGGATGGCATCGCGCAGGGCGTTGGCGCCGGCTCCGTGGTTGCGGGCAGCCCCGAGGAAGCCGCGCTCGCCGCGGATATCGCGCAGACCTTCCGCGGCCTCGGCCTCGAGGTGCGCATCGAGGAGTTTCCGGTTCGCGCTTACCGTTACGCCGAGCCCAAGCTGCTCGCCAACGGCAAACCGGTGCCGGCGATCGCCCTGCACGCCACGGGTGCCGTGTCCGGTCGCCGCGACGGCGTCGATTTCGCGCGTGGCAACGAAGCCGAAGGGCGGCGCCTTCGGCTCGGGCTCGTGGATGCCGGGGACGGCTATGCGCCGGATTACGATCGCATCGGCGATGTGCGCGGCAAGGCGGTGCTGGTACGGCGCGACCTGCGCGACTGGCCTCCGGCGCAAATTACCGAAGCCGCGCACCGCGGCGCGCGCGCGATCGTGTTCTTCGATCATCCCGCTTCCGGGGACCGTATCGATGCGCTGCGCCAGGACAGCCTGTGGGGGCACGAACAACTGCCGACGGTGGCGATCAGCATTCGATCCGCGCGCGCGCTGCAGGCCGAACTGGTGGCGGGCGCGGTGGAGATCGCGCTGGAGAGCCGCGTCGAAATCGGCGATGGCCGCTCGCGCAACGTGATCGGGGTGCTGCGGGGGACGGAGTCACCCGATCAGTGGGTGGTGGTATCGGGGCACTATGACCGCTGGTTCCAGGGCGCGCTCGACAACGCGAGCGGTACGGCCGCGGTGCTGGAGATGGCCCGCGCGTTCACCGGCTCGGGAATCCGGCCCGCGCGCTCGCTGCTGTTCATGGCCGTGGGCAGCGAGGAGGCCGGGCTCGAGGATCCGGAGCGCGACTGGCTTGCGGGCTCCCATGCGTTCCTGCTCGCAAACCCGGAGGTGACGCGCAAGGCAGCGCTGGTGTTCAACCTGGACGGCGTCGGCTGGACGCCGGCCGCGGCGAAACTTTCGACCACGCCGGATATTCTCGCGGGCCAGCGCGCGGTGCTCGCCGACCTTGGCCTGGCCGAGGCTGTCGAGGCGCGGGCACTGACCGGGAGTTCCATCGATGCCTGGAACTTCGGGGTGCTGGGGGGGGCCGCAACGAACGCGCTGATCACCTGGGATCCCTCGTACTCGCCCCTCTACCATACGCAGGAGGATGTTTTCCTGGCCGGGCGTTTTGCCAACATGCCGCGCGACCTGAGTATCGTGGGGCTCAGCCTCGCGCGTGCCGCGACCGAGGCGCGTCCCGAGGTGCGGCTGACCGCGCTCGCCGACTTCGTGGTCGAGCAACTCGCCGTGGAGGCGAAGCCGCTTGCCGGGGTTTCCCTGGCAGACATCGATGAGGCGCTCACGGCGTTTCGTGCCGCGGCCGCTGCCGTCGCGACGGCCGGCGCGGGCGAGCGCGGCGATGCGGCTGCGCGCACCCTGATGCTCGTGCGTCGCGCGCTGGTGCCCTGGCTGTATGCCGCCAACGGGGAATTCGAGCAGTCGGTTCGCATTGCCGAGTACGCGCACCGCGTGGCAGCGCTCGACACCGCGATGGAGGCGCTGCGCAAGGAGGATCGCCAGGGTGCGCTGGAGGCGATCGGCACGTTCTACGAAGGGCGCCAGTGCCAACGCCTGTCACCGGAGGTCTATGCCATCGAGCGGAGTTTCTGGGCCGGCGAGGGTGGCTGGTCCAGTCGCTTCGGGCATCGCGCGCCACCGCCCTTGCCGGCTTTCGACGCCGCGTGTCGTGCCCTCGCCGGCGGTGCCGGTCCTCCGACGCCGGCGATCGCGGGCTTCGAGGCCGCCCGCGCCGAGGCATTGCTTGCCGCGGAGCAGTCGCTGGCACTGATGGCGGCAAAGTTGCACGTGGCGGCCGCGGAGCTGCAGGCATTTATCGCCACCGGCGTTTCGCGTTGA
- a CDS encoding HNH endonuclease: protein MPLRVDLTELWEQVHRITKNSARLNVDLYSQPLEPIDIELDEGKEVTLADVSSIGGLLSYRGRQVLLYIRDHGGNVAQAVAGNPWAGNRFHVADCRTLVEMRSTNRYERYVATNKLQGLFYIVNERIGRGQREGYARLKVCQNCLTRLNYENARFCSTRPIAAKFSLDDFFSTYSSCFSYLPGRRNTDAADGYTEDLSSASSRVREERGFVCEQCSVNLLSARGLCYVHHKDGIKSNNHPGNLQVLCAPCHRTRPGHQGMFVCHADMQRISRLRREQSVGGQGWLNVFKEVDPAIRGALTALQRRGASPPEIGCDVPDARGVIVDYAEVGWTRERVGIAVKPAQIQSEWTLWSFDDVLLRPDVFLGLIGMQGSSPGAE from the coding sequence ATGCCTCTGCGCGTTGACCTCACTGAACTCTGGGAGCAAGTGCATCGCATCACGAAGAACTCCGCGCGCCTGAACGTTGACTTGTATTCGCAACCGCTGGAACCCATAGACATTGAGCTGGACGAAGGAAAAGAAGTTACGCTTGCGGATGTTTCGTCCATTGGCGGCTTGCTGTCCTACCGTGGACGCCAGGTATTGCTCTATATCCGGGATCATGGTGGTAATGTCGCTCAAGCGGTAGCTGGGAATCCATGGGCGGGCAACAGATTTCACGTTGCCGATTGCAGAACACTGGTGGAGATGAGATCAACAAATCGATACGAGCGATATGTTGCCACCAACAAACTGCAAGGACTGTTTTACATAGTCAATGAAAGAATTGGTCGCGGTCAGAGAGAAGGCTACGCCAGGCTGAAGGTCTGTCAAAATTGTCTGACCCGCCTCAATTACGAGAATGCGCGATTTTGTTCCACGAGGCCGATAGCCGCCAAATTTTCCCTTGATGATTTTTTCAGCACATACAGTTCCTGCTTTTCATACTTGCCAGGGCGACGAAACACCGATGCGGCTGATGGATATACCGAAGATTTGTCATCCGCCTCATCCCGAGTCCGGGAAGAAAGGGGATTCGTTTGCGAGCAGTGTTCCGTGAATCTCCTGTCAGCAAGGGGTCTCTGTTATGTACATCACAAGGACGGCATCAAGTCCAATAATCACCCTGGCAACCTTCAGGTTCTGTGTGCGCCCTGTCACCGAACCCGCCCCGGACACCAGGGTATGTTTGTATGCCATGCAGACATGCAGAGGATTTCTCGGCTACGCAGAGAACAGAGTGTTGGCGGACAGGGATGGCTAAATGTTTTCAAGGAGGTCGATCCGGCTATTCGGGGTGCATTGACAGCATTACAGAGGCGCGGTGCAAGCCCACCAGAAATCGGATGCGACGTTCCCGATGCGCGCGGCGTGATCGTAGATTACGCAGAAGTAGGCTGGACTCGGGAACGCGTCGGCATTGCTGTCAAGCCCGCTCAGATCCAGAGCGAGTGGACGCTGTGGTCTTTTGATGACGTGTTGTTGAGGCCGGATGTGTTCCTGGGATTAATTGGCATGCAAGGGTCTTCGCCTGGCGCTGAGTAG